One genomic segment of Mycolicibacterium neworleansense includes these proteins:
- a CDS encoding WXG100 family type VII secretion target: MAMLIVDRAQLQSAANRMMALERVVDECLGDAEQTMAALRSSWHGDGSDAQAQAQQQWQDGAEQMKAALSALRQILQTAHKNYSDAVDKNGLMWQE; encoded by the coding sequence ATGGCGATGCTCATCGTGGATCGAGCTCAACTGCAGTCGGCTGCCAATCGAATGATGGCGCTTGAACGTGTGGTCGACGAGTGCCTGGGAGACGCCGAGCAGACCATGGCCGCGTTGCGGTCGTCATGGCACGGGGATGGGTCTGATGCGCAGGCACAAGCCCAGCAGCAGTGGCAGGACGGTGCCGAACAGATGAAGGCGGCATTGTCGGCGTTGCGCCAGATCCTGCAGACAGCGCACAAAAATTACTCCGACGCGGTCGACAAGAACGGCCTCATGTGGCAGGAGTGA
- a CDS encoding YbaB/EbfC family nucleoid-associated protein has protein sequence MTDEMHPQVAAVLRQAQQLQSLMDDQLHKMNSETFTAADEAQSVEVTLNGHHHLIDVYIKDGLLRLGAQAVEQRLNEAIQKATAAATASIEADRERLDAMVAELTADGPQPG, from the coding sequence ATGACAGACGAGATGCATCCGCAGGTGGCTGCGGTGCTGCGTCAAGCCCAGCAGCTGCAGTCACTCATGGATGACCAACTGCACAAGATGAACAGTGAAACGTTCACGGCGGCAGACGAAGCCCAAAGCGTCGAAGTCACGCTCAACGGACACCACCATCTGATCGACGTATACATCAAAGACGGATTGCTGCGGCTGGGCGCCCAGGCCGTCGAACAGCGACTCAACGAAGCGATCCAGAAGGCCACCGCCGCAGCCACGGCATCCATCGAAGCCGACCGTGAACGACTCGATGCCATGGTCGCCGAGCTGACCGCCGATGGGCCGCAGCCAGGCTGA
- the mycP gene encoding type VII secretion-associated serine protease mycosin has translation MQRLAVMLLAVLLALFSAPPAFAIDPPAIDAAAVPPDETGPDQPMEQRKICAAPTVMPNSNFADKPWAADYLKLAEAQKFATGAGVTVAVIDTGVNGSPRVPAEPGGDFVDAAGNGMSDCDAHGTLTASIIAGRPSPTDGFVGVAPDARLISLRQTSVAFQPKGSRQDPNDPNTTQTAGSIRSLARSVVHAANLGAQVINISEAACYKVTRRIDESGLGAAINYAVNVKGAVIVVAAGNTGQDCNQNPAPDPSVPADARGWKGVQTIVSPAWYDPLVLTVGSVGQNGQPSNFSMSGPWLGAAAPGENLTALGYEGQPVNATPGEDGPVPLNGTSFSAAFVSGLAALVKQRFPDLTPAQVINRITSTARHPGGGVDNYVGAGVVDPVAALTWEVPEGPAKAPFRVKEVPPPVYIPPPDRGPITGVVVAGAALALILGIAAMTRRALRRRQ, from the coding sequence GTGCAGCGCTTAGCCGTGATGCTGCTGGCAGTTTTGTTGGCGCTTTTCAGTGCGCCGCCAGCGTTTGCGATTGACCCGCCGGCGATCGACGCCGCGGCCGTTCCGCCTGATGAAACTGGTCCCGACCAGCCGATGGAGCAGCGCAAGATCTGCGCGGCGCCGACGGTCATGCCGAATTCGAACTTCGCCGACAAGCCGTGGGCCGCGGACTATCTGAAGCTCGCCGAGGCGCAGAAGTTCGCAACCGGCGCCGGCGTAACTGTCGCGGTGATCGACACGGGCGTCAACGGCTCACCCCGGGTCCCGGCCGAGCCCGGTGGCGACTTCGTCGACGCCGCGGGCAACGGAATGTCCGACTGTGACGCCCACGGGACACTGACCGCGTCGATCATCGCCGGGCGCCCCTCCCCCACTGACGGTTTCGTCGGTGTTGCCCCCGATGCGCGACTGATTTCGCTGCGTCAGACGTCCGTCGCGTTCCAGCCCAAGGGTTCGCGCCAAGATCCCAACGACCCGAACACCACTCAGACCGCCGGCTCGATCCGCAGCCTGGCCCGTTCGGTGGTCCACGCGGCCAACCTCGGCGCGCAGGTGATCAACATCAGCGAGGCCGCCTGCTACAAGGTGACCCGCCGGATCGACGAGTCCGGCCTGGGCGCGGCCATCAACTACGCGGTGAACGTCAAGGGCGCGGTGATCGTCGTCGCCGCCGGTAACACCGGCCAGGACTGCAACCAGAACCCGGCGCCGGATCCGTCGGTCCCCGCCGATGCGCGCGGCTGGAAGGGCGTGCAGACGATCGTCAGCCCGGCCTGGTACGACCCGCTGGTGCTCACCGTCGGCAGCGTCGGCCAGAACGGCCAGCCGAGCAACTTCTCGATGTCGGGCCCGTGGTTGGGCGCGGCCGCTCCCGGCGAAAATCTCACCGCGCTCGGTTACGAAGGCCAGCCGGTCAATGCCACCCCCGGTGAGGACGGCCCGGTGCCGCTCAACGGCACGTCGTTCTCGGCCGCGTTCGTGTCCGGTCTGGCCGCGCTGGTCAAGCAGCGCTTCCCGGACCTGACCCCGGCCCAAGTCATCAACCGGATCACCTCAACCGCCCGTCATCCCGGCGGCGGCGTCGACAACTATGTCGGTGCCGGCGTGGTCGATCCGGTGGCTGCCCTGACGTGGGAGGTCCCGGAGGGGCCGGCCAAGGCGCCGTTCCGCGTCAAGGAAGTCCCGCCGCCGGTGTACATCCCGCCGCCAGACCGGGGTCCGATCACCGGTGTGGTGGTCGCCGGAGCCGCATTGGCACTGATCCTCGGGATCGCTGCAATGACCCGACGCGCGTTGCGGCGCCGCCAATGA
- a CDS encoding WXG100 family type VII secretion target → MNRSVEVVVAELTLAASRLEEAGQRLQDGLSGVDLETRELLGAGWKSDAASAFGQVWEQWHGGAGQVVRGLQTMSKLLAVAGKEYDNTDEQAASAIESSGQAIEGTAGTGGIAEQVGR, encoded by the coding sequence GTGAACCGTTCGGTGGAAGTCGTTGTCGCGGAGCTGACGTTGGCAGCATCACGCCTGGAGGAAGCAGGCCAGCGTTTACAAGATGGCCTGTCGGGTGTGGATCTCGAAACCCGTGAGTTGCTTGGTGCCGGTTGGAAGAGCGACGCTGCGTCGGCTTTTGGCCAGGTTTGGGAGCAATGGCATGGCGGCGCGGGCCAGGTCGTGCGAGGTCTGCAGACCATGTCGAAGCTGCTGGCTGTAGCTGGCAAAGAGTACGACAACACCGATGAACAGGCGGCGAGCGCGATCGAGTCGTCCGGTCAGGCCATCGAGGGGACGGCTGGGACCGGAGGTATTGCCGAGCAGGTCGGGCGATAG
- a CDS encoding PPE domain-containing protein yields MSDLKVTSSELTSAAEQMLRPRPKGPDSEAAPDYGLKAPDTLPETNEALNQLKHSAGILSATLKAGDAEVERLAATLKSVAAAYDKIDEQAKARMQTEVTGDDGSKPPLEPVVPEAVNIAVPSIPDLGSYPSSPDDQFQSWQASAHAIFDNDTKALSLNYFRDQWKAYKGTLLAYADNIPAKVGDWDGTAAKACQNAMQSLHTWWKDMAEECGRLAEEAQKFCDAHDQLVRVHPNLHDVAEYEKTNRANKMRLWAQWQYQSEYDRNNYENNINLQQIRPGKAPTIGGMPAVNSNEVGSKPETPGVPGTNPGTSPGTSPGTNGDVGTAQTPSVPSMDTPSMSPASADPSAGQGSGGSPSGGSPSGGQGGGQPSGGSPSGGAPSGGLPTGTEGMPEMPGLEEPSLKPASAGGGGGGMGGRSGARAGAGPAGVPGGAGAGGMGGGMGGMGGGHGQGGQGKEKRRNPNLTEDEDLYVEDRAYTEAVIGRRARKDAKDGK; encoded by the coding sequence ATGAGTGATTTGAAGGTCACGTCGTCGGAGCTGACTAGCGCGGCCGAGCAAATGTTGCGACCTCGCCCGAAGGGGCCGGATTCAGAGGCGGCACCGGATTATGGCTTGAAGGCTCCGGATACCCTGCCGGAGACCAACGAAGCCCTCAACCAGCTCAAACACAGCGCCGGGATCTTGAGCGCGACACTGAAGGCCGGGGACGCCGAGGTAGAACGTCTGGCTGCGACGTTGAAGTCTGTTGCCGCTGCTTACGACAAGATCGACGAGCAGGCGAAAGCACGGATGCAAACTGAGGTCACCGGCGACGACGGCTCCAAGCCGCCCCTTGAACCGGTGGTGCCAGAGGCGGTCAACATTGCTGTGCCAAGTATCCCGGACCTGGGCAGCTACCCATCCTCGCCCGACGATCAATTCCAGTCTTGGCAGGCCTCGGCGCACGCGATTTTCGACAACGACACCAAGGCCCTGTCGCTGAACTACTTCCGGGACCAGTGGAAGGCGTACAAGGGCACGCTCCTTGCTTACGCCGACAACATCCCTGCCAAGGTCGGAGACTGGGACGGTACCGCCGCCAAAGCCTGTCAGAACGCAATGCAGAGTCTCCACACGTGGTGGAAAGATATGGCGGAAGAGTGTGGCAGGTTGGCCGAAGAGGCGCAGAAGTTCTGCGATGCGCACGACCAGCTTGTGCGCGTCCATCCCAACTTGCACGATGTCGCCGAATACGAGAAAACAAATCGGGCCAACAAAATGCGGCTGTGGGCCCAATGGCAGTATCAGTCGGAATACGACCGCAATAACTACGAAAATAACATCAACCTCCAACAAATTCGGCCGGGTAAGGCGCCGACAATTGGTGGTATGCCTGCGGTGAATTCCAACGAAGTCGGTTCGAAGCCCGAAACGCCAGGGGTTCCGGGCACTAACCCGGGCACTTCGCCCGGTACCTCCCCGGGCACGAACGGTGACGTGGGAACTGCGCAGACTCCGTCTGTGCCGTCGATGGATACGCCGTCGATGTCGCCGGCCAGCGCTGATCCGTCGGCTGGTCAGGGCTCGGGCGGTTCCCCCAGCGGCGGCTCGCCCTCCGGCGGGCAGGGTGGCGGCCAGCCCAGTGGTGGTTCCCCGAGTGGTGGCGCCCCGTCGGGCGGCCTCCCCACGGGCACCGAGGGTATGCCGGAGATGCCCGGTCTCGAAGAGCCCAGCCTCAAACCGGCCAGCGCGGGTGGCGGTGGCGGCGGAATGGGTGGGCGGTCCGGTGCCCGAGCTGGTGCCGGCCCCGCCGGCGTTCCAGGCGGCGCTGGTGCCGGCGGTATGGGCGGCGGTATGGGTGGCATGGGCGGCGGCCATGGCCAGGGTGGCCAGGGCAAGGAGAAGCGCCGCAACCCGAATCTCACCGAGGACGAGGACCTTTACGTCGAGGACCGCGCGTACACCGAGGCGGTCATCGGCCGCCGGGCACGCAAGGACGCGAAGGACGGCAAGTAA
- the eccE gene encoding type VII secretion protein EccE, which translates to MNFLRRHFGFRFTTGHAIWAATLIPACIAVCMHFDLLWLGITLSVLIAIFSVLTIRGYRLTGWVRAIFSWRRRHRSTPDVPSEPAVGATVMPGDHVAVRWQGDYLVAVIELIPRPFTPTVIVNGSAVSDDTVSTKLVEKLLRAHCPDLEADVVSAGYRVGKTAPASLVALYEQVVGPYPAPANRRTWIVLRADPEKTRRSAQRRDSGVSGLARYLVASATRIADQLASNGIDARCSRSFDDYDKATEISFEKETWSVIKGRSTFTAAYNAPGGPDVWWSARADHTTTCVRIRPGAAPTTTVLLTTLSNPTTPRGFSCLYGGQRAALQGLTPVTDKHHELPIGSAGVLVGETSDRYPVYMPFDNVDVSINLGDARLFTQFVIRSAASGAVVTLGPQFREFATMINGRVGRVPRVAWPHATTYLGPHQGVGRVIMRPNFIDTPRHRQLPITLINPREESRYQMALEQ; encoded by the coding sequence ATGAACTTCCTACGGCGGCATTTCGGATTCCGCTTCACCACCGGGCACGCCATCTGGGCGGCCACGCTGATCCCCGCGTGCATCGCGGTGTGCATGCACTTCGACCTGCTCTGGCTGGGAATCACGCTGTCGGTGCTGATCGCGATCTTCTCGGTGCTCACCATCCGTGGATACCGGCTGACCGGCTGGGTCAGGGCGATCTTTTCGTGGCGGCGACGCCACCGCAGCACCCCCGACGTCCCGTCGGAGCCTGCCGTGGGTGCCACCGTCATGCCCGGCGACCACGTCGCCGTGCGCTGGCAGGGCGACTACCTGGTTGCGGTAATCGAGCTGATACCAAGGCCTTTCACCCCGACAGTGATCGTCAACGGCTCGGCGGTCTCCGATGACACCGTCAGCACCAAGCTGGTCGAGAAGCTGCTGCGGGCGCACTGCCCCGACCTGGAGGCCGATGTGGTGTCGGCCGGCTACCGTGTCGGCAAGACCGCACCGGCGAGCCTGGTCGCGCTCTACGAGCAGGTGGTGGGCCCGTACCCGGCGCCGGCGAACCGGCGCACCTGGATCGTGTTGCGCGCCGATCCGGAGAAGACCCGACGCTCGGCCCAGCGCCGCGACAGCGGGGTGTCCGGGCTGGCCCGGTATCTGGTGGCCTCAGCCACCCGTATCGCAGACCAGTTGGCCAGCAACGGAATCGACGCGCGCTGCTCGCGCAGCTTCGATGATTACGACAAGGCCACCGAGATCAGCTTCGAGAAGGAAACCTGGTCGGTCATCAAGGGCCGCAGTACCTTCACCGCCGCCTACAACGCGCCCGGAGGCCCCGACGTCTGGTGGTCGGCGCGGGCCGATCACACCACGACATGCGTGCGGATTCGTCCCGGTGCGGCGCCGACGACGACGGTGTTGTTGACGACGTTGTCCAATCCGACGACGCCGCGCGGATTTTCCTGCCTGTACGGCGGGCAGCGGGCCGCCCTTCAAGGCCTCACCCCGGTGACCGACAAGCACCATGAGCTGCCGATCGGCTCGGCCGGAGTGCTCGTCGGAGAGACCTCGGACCGCTACCCGGTGTACATGCCGTTCGACAACGTCGACGTCAGCATCAATCTCGGTGATGCCCGCCTGTTCACCCAGTTCGTCATCCGCTCCGCCGCATCCGGCGCCGTGGTGACGCTCGGGCCGCAGTTCCGCGAATTCGCCACCATGATCAACGGCCGTGTCGGGCGGGTGCCCCGCGTCGCCTGGCCCCACGCCACCACCTACCTCGGCCCTCATCAAGGCGTCGGGCGAGTCATCATGCGGCCCAACTTCATTGACACACCGCGACACCGGCAGCTGCCCATCACGCTGATCAATCCGCGCGAGGAGAGCCGCTACCAGATGGCGCTGGAGCAATGA
- a CDS encoding secretion protein EccK: MFFWVTAVTVDGKIVVANNYGLAFIPEQVNLPEHVAMASADESIPPADRASWVSHPVVAVQRWAQHHDTKLRAVIATEDQLKNSDAGVHHEVLMPEDIPAKGQMAGRDRLTVIAPQIATRLAQFSDGDLVKILPPAPVDTNPPEDQRLDLWDAVWQPLCSGAANRGQVHLQAFLAYAAHAQEWAVYEAHAAEDGPAQRRAVADFIYWQHIGQLIADAIAE, encoded by the coding sequence ATGTTCTTTTGGGTCACGGCGGTGACGGTGGACGGGAAGATCGTGGTCGCCAACAATTACGGGCTGGCCTTCATCCCTGAGCAGGTCAATCTGCCTGAGCATGTGGCGATGGCCTCGGCGGACGAGTCGATTCCGCCAGCTGACCGCGCGAGCTGGGTGAGCCATCCAGTTGTGGCAGTGCAGCGTTGGGCCCAGCATCACGACACGAAGCTGCGTGCGGTGATCGCGACCGAGGACCAACTCAAGAACTCGGATGCCGGTGTGCACCATGAGGTGTTGATGCCCGAGGACATCCCGGCCAAGGGCCAGATGGCTGGTCGTGACCGCTTGACGGTGATCGCCCCGCAGATCGCCACTCGGTTGGCCCAGTTCAGTGACGGCGATCTGGTGAAGATCCTTCCGCCTGCACCGGTTGATACGAATCCGCCCGAGGACCAACGGCTGGATTTGTGGGACGCAGTGTGGCAGCCGTTGTGCAGCGGCGCCGCGAATCGCGGGCAGGTGCACTTGCAGGCGTTCTTGGCGTATGCAGCCCACGCCCAGGAGTGGGCCGTCTACGAGGCACACGCCGCCGAGGACGGCCCGGCACAGCGTCGAGCCGTCGCCGATTTCATCTACTGGCAGCACATTGGGCAGCTGATCGCCGACGCGATCGCGGAGTAG